One segment of Moorella sp. E308F DNA contains the following:
- the yqfD gene encoding sporulation protein YqfD, producing MAWRSWLTYVEGYLVLTISGDDPEGFLNLALARNISFWDITINRNGSIQAKMKAGEYRALRSLARQSHCRVRIVDKRGWPFFSRRLRGRQVLLLGSIFFLLAIYLLSTFIWVVEVRPESGPLRRVTPAQVLAAARAEGLKPGARKSALDIRVLEHALERRLPQVAWVGIRFQGTRAEITVVEKAAPPGEEASDRPASIIAAKDGVIKDILVINGEGRVKAGDTVRQGEILISGLILPPPPEKKPGEAASPEQPLSPPRLVRARGIVRARVWYEGEKEISRRQVQEVPTGRQQTTIMVQVPGHRYILKGPERPSYTNYRKENKVMALPSWRNFTLPVELIITTYYEVQVRYRQLSFEDAVRAAGEQALAELKEKLPPGAGITGQKIVPLSKPEDEVVRVRAWVETEEDIGQVVPLSGNG from the coding sequence GTGGCCTGGCGCAGCTGGCTGACTTACGTGGAGGGCTATCTGGTACTTACCATCAGCGGTGACGACCCGGAAGGCTTTCTCAATCTGGCCCTGGCCAGGAACATCAGCTTCTGGGATATTACCATTAACAGGAACGGCAGTATCCAGGCTAAAATGAAGGCCGGCGAATACCGCGCCCTGCGCTCCCTGGCCCGGCAGAGCCACTGCCGGGTCCGTATTGTGGACAAGCGGGGCTGGCCCTTTTTCAGCCGCCGCCTGCGGGGGCGGCAGGTGCTGCTCCTGGGTAGTATTTTCTTTTTACTGGCTATCTACCTCCTGTCCACCTTTATCTGGGTGGTGGAAGTCAGGCCGGAAAGCGGGCCGCTACGCCGGGTAACGCCGGCCCAGGTCCTGGCCGCGGCTAGGGCGGAAGGCTTAAAGCCCGGTGCCAGGAAAAGCGCTCTCGATATCCGCGTCCTGGAGCACGCCCTGGAGCGCCGTCTGCCTCAGGTAGCCTGGGTAGGTATCCGCTTCCAGGGTACCAGGGCCGAGATCACCGTGGTAGAAAAGGCAGCCCCTCCCGGGGAGGAAGCCTCTGACCGGCCGGCCAGTATTATTGCCGCCAAAGACGGGGTAATAAAGGATATCTTGGTCATCAACGGCGAGGGCAGGGTAAAGGCCGGTGATACGGTCCGACAGGGAGAAATACTGATTTCAGGCCTCATTTTACCCCCCCCGCCGGAAAAAAAGCCGGGCGAGGCAGCTTCTCCTGAGCAGCCCCTCTCCCCACCTCGGCTGGTTCGGGCGCGGGGTATTGTGCGCGCCCGGGTCTGGTATGAAGGGGAAAAAGAGATCAGTCGCCGGCAGGTCCAGGAAGTGCCAACCGGCCGGCAGCAAACGACGATAATGGTGCAGGTTCCCGGCCACCGCTATATCTTGAAAGGACCGGAACGGCCTTCCTATACCAATTACCGCAAGGAAAATAAAGTTATGGCTTTGCCATCCTGGAGGAATTTTACCCTGCCCGTCGAACTCATTATTACGACCTATTATGAAGTCCAGGTCCGGTACCGGCAGCTTTCTTTTGAAGATGCAGTAAGGGCTGCCGGCGAACAGGCCCTGGCGGAACTCAAGGAAAAATTACCACCGGGAGCCGGCATTACGGGTCAGAAGATAGTTCCCTTAAGCAAACCCGAAGATGAGGTAGTGCGTGTCCGGGCCTGGGTGGAAACGGAAGAGGACATCGGGCAAGTTGTTCCCCTTAGCGGCAATGGTTAA
- the rpsU gene encoding 30S ribosomal protein S21 produces MSEVRIGKNESIDAALKRFKRICQKAGILSEARRREHYEKPSVRRKKKSEAARKRRWH; encoded by the coding sequence TTGAGCGAGGTTAGAATTGGCAAAAATGAATCCATTGATGCCGCTTTAAAGCGGTTCAAGCGTATCTGTCAGAAGGCAGGTATTCTTTCAGAAGCCCGGCGCCGGGAACACTACGAAAAACCCAGCGTCAGGCGCAAAAAAAAATCCGAAGCGGCTCGCAAACGTCGCTGGCACTGA
- a CDS encoding 16S rRNA (uracil(1498)-N(3))-methyltransferase has protein sequence MAHHFFLPGPVVPGEPAVLEGENAHHALRVLRLRVGETISLADSQGQGYLAEIIAIHKDRVVAAVKAPLESSEPRVKVTLYQGWPKGDKMDFIIEKCTELGVARIVVLNTERSIPRPDQVACARRRERWQQKARAAASQSRRHLIPAVDGPLELQAALAGLKPGTLLLVPWEEERSCDLKSILTAVPEEQELALLIGPEGGLSRAEVELARKFGGLPVTLGPRILRTETAGLVCLAAIMYALGELS, from the coding sequence ATGGCCCACCATTTTTTTCTGCCCGGGCCTGTTGTTCCCGGCGAACCGGCCGTCCTGGAAGGGGAAAACGCCCATCACGCCCTCCGCGTCCTGCGCCTGCGGGTGGGAGAGACCATCTCCCTGGCCGACAGCCAGGGTCAGGGGTACCTGGCGGAAATCATCGCCATCCACAAAGACCGGGTGGTCGCTGCCGTCAAAGCCCCCCTGGAGAGCTCCGAGCCGCGGGTAAAAGTCACCCTCTACCAGGGCTGGCCCAAGGGCGATAAAATGGATTTTATCATCGAAAAATGTACAGAATTAGGGGTAGCCAGGATTGTCGTCCTCAATACGGAACGTTCCATCCCCCGGCCGGACCAGGTGGCCTGTGCCCGGCGGCGGGAACGCTGGCAGCAGAAGGCCCGGGCAGCAGCCAGCCAGAGCCGCCGGCACCTGATCCCCGCGGTGGACGGCCCCCTGGAGCTACAGGCAGCCCTGGCAGGGCTTAAACCCGGCACCTTGTTGCTGGTCCCCTGGGAAGAAGAACGCTCCTGTGACCTCAAGTCCATACTCACCGCAGTCCCGGAAGAACAGGAACTGGCCTTGCTTATTGGCCCCGAAGGGGGCTTGAGCCGGGCGGAAGTCGAACTGGCCCGTAAATTTGGTGGTTTACCCGTAACCCTCGGCCCCCGCATCTTGAGGACGGAAACGGCCGGCCTGGTCTGCCTGGCTGCCATCATGTATGCCCTTGGGGAACTGTCATAA
- a CDS encoding histidine triad nucleotide-binding protein, which produces MAEECIFCKIAGGQLPAEVVYQDEQVVAFKDIRPVAPVHILIIPRKHIPDLTAITPEDKELLGHIHLVAVQIARELGLAERGFRLVNNCKEEGGQVIYHLHFHLLGGRQLRILG; this is translated from the coding sequence GTGGCCGAGGAATGTATCTTTTGTAAAATAGCCGGGGGTCAGCTCCCGGCCGAGGTGGTTTACCAGGATGAGCAGGTGGTAGCCTTTAAAGACATCCGACCGGTAGCCCCGGTACATATTTTAATTATCCCCAGGAAGCATATACCCGATCTCACGGCCATTACCCCGGAAGATAAAGAACTGCTCGGCCACATCCACCTGGTGGCGGTGCAAATTGCCCGCGAGCTGGGCCTGGCCGAGCGCGGTTTCCGCCTGGTAAATAATTGTAAAGAAGAGGGCGGGCAGGTTATTTACCACCTCCATTTCCATCTTCTGGGAGGCCGGCAGCTGAGAATCCTGGGTTGA
- a CDS encoding PhoH family protein: MDKTLTNNYETRLTVGSNGEAVNLFGHQDENLKFIESHTSARIVARGNELTLSGTRQEVEELERLFRQLIKLAHSGMTINTAIINYTWNLVRHQNDMAGQTDLAQALGEVLYVTPRGKQIRPKTLGQLRYVQAMRRYDIVFGIGPAGTGKTYLAVVMAVNALRSRSVERIILARPAVEAGEKLGFLPGDLQEKVNPYLRPLYDGLYDILGMETAQKYMEKNIIEVAPLAYMRGRTLDDAFIILDEAQNTTSEQMKMFLTRIGFGSRAVITGDVTQVDLPRDTTSGLVEAQQILRGIEGIAIEYLTEADVVRHPLVQEIIKAYERSDRMCHGSG; this comes from the coding sequence ATGGATAAAACCTTGACCAACAATTACGAAACCCGGCTGACAGTTGGCAGCAACGGCGAGGCTGTCAATCTTTTCGGTCATCAGGATGAAAACCTGAAATTTATTGAGAGCCATACTTCAGCCCGGATCGTAGCGCGCGGGAATGAACTGACTTTAAGCGGGACGCGCCAGGAAGTCGAGGAACTGGAAAGACTTTTCCGACAGTTGATTAAACTGGCCCATTCCGGCATGACCATTAATACAGCAATCATTAACTACACGTGGAACCTGGTCCGGCACCAGAATGACATGGCGGGCCAGACCGACCTGGCCCAGGCCCTGGGGGAAGTACTTTACGTTACTCCCCGGGGTAAACAGATTCGCCCCAAAACCCTGGGGCAGCTACGCTATGTCCAGGCTATGCGCCGTTATGATATTGTCTTTGGCATTGGCCCGGCCGGGACAGGGAAAACCTACCTGGCCGTAGTTATGGCCGTCAATGCCCTCCGGTCCCGCAGTGTGGAACGGATAATACTCGCCCGGCCGGCAGTTGAGGCCGGGGAAAAGCTGGGCTTCCTGCCCGGCGACCTGCAGGAAAAGGTTAACCCCTATCTACGGCCCCTTTATGACGGCCTTTATGATATTTTAGGTATGGAAACGGCACAAAAGTATATGGAAAAAAATATTATAGAAGTAGCGCCTCTGGCCTATATGCGGGGGCGTACCCTGGATGACGCCTTCATTATCCTGGATGAAGCCCAAAACACTACTTCCGAACAGATGAAGATGTTCCTCACCCGTATAGGCTTTGGCTCCCGGGCCGTCATTACCGGCGACGTTACCCAGGTGGACCTGCCCCGGGATACGACTTCCGGCCTGGTAGAAGCCCAGCAAATCTTAAGGGGTATTGAGGGCATTGCCATCGAGTATCTAACCGAGGCTGACGTTGTCCGCCATCCCCTCGTCCAGGAGATCATCAAGGCCTATGAGAGGAGTGACCGGATGTGCCATGGCAGCGGCTAA
- the yqfC gene encoding sporulation protein YqfC, translated as MGKNRSRRNVMDRARRLEKAVTEYLELPADAVLDLPRLTLVGNSRLVVENHRGISEYQPDLVRLRLSTGELEIKGTGIILREIKPDAIALEGTIQSLRFL; from the coding sequence ATGGGGAAAAATCGTTCCCGGCGCAATGTAATGGACAGAGCACGGCGGCTGGAAAAGGCTGTTACCGAATATTTAGAGTTACCGGCAGACGCCGTCCTGGATCTGCCGCGCCTGACCCTGGTAGGCAACAGCCGGCTGGTAGTGGAAAACCATCGGGGCATCAGCGAGTACCAGCCGGACCTGGTACGCCTGAGACTCAGTACCGGCGAGCTGGAGATCAAGGGGACAGGCATAATCCTGCGGGAAATCAAGCCGGATGCCATCGCCCTGGAAGGTACCATCCAGTCCCTAAGATTTTTGTAA
- a CDS encoding HD family phosphohydrolase: protein MPWQRLKGLMHPLLARLGPKFLRTRVICGMALFAVAVTIMALDYLPQKLDLKVGQPSPQDFKAPQGIVYESEVLTQKAREEAARQVTPVYRVDSSVVTTLTDQVDNIFQAIREINNSTGNSSERVARLKDRLSQLKLTAPTLQALAAADATTLNNLAGMTKNIVSQVMNEAVPQDAVSTARDKMLAAVETAGIEARYKPAVVAIIQNLELKPNLIYDVAATMQKREKAAAEVSPVQVTIRQNEKIVSDGELVTAEDIEALQKLGLLRSGASWGALFGLIFFQALLVALLLLYLRFFKPDIYNSNQLLLLLGLLWLIFLIFSRVVAAISLGGRAEFTRLVGYLMPVAAGSMLVAILMDAQVAVIFTVFLALEAGIIGGNLYQFTAMGAVSGLVGIYCVTHLSQRSDLARSSLFLMLANLLSVIALGLMLKSTLSQLSVAAVLALANGLLSTVLTIGFLPFLENSFGITTAVKLLELSNPNHPLLKRLLLEAPGTYHHSILVGNLAEAAADAVGADSLLARVGAYYHDIGKLKRPYFFIENQVTAENPHDRLAPTLSTLIISCHVKDGLEMAREYRLPQVIQDIIAQHHGATLMTYFYHKARENSRGDSVNENDFRYEGPIPRSKEAAIVMLADSVEAGIRSLPRPTPGRMEGFVRKIIREKLDDGQLEASDLTFRELAVIAEAFMRVLNGIFHTRVEYPEVVLKEMERRKNRNGVLHKQSAG, encoded by the coding sequence GTGCCATGGCAGCGGCTAAAAGGGTTAATGCACCCGCTGCTGGCCCGGCTTGGTCCTAAATTTTTGCGAACCAGGGTCATCTGTGGAATGGCCCTGTTTGCCGTTGCCGTAACCATTATGGCCCTGGATTACCTGCCGCAAAAGCTGGATTTAAAGGTGGGGCAGCCCAGCCCCCAGGATTTCAAGGCGCCCCAGGGCATTGTTTACGAAAGTGAGGTTTTAACCCAAAAGGCCAGGGAAGAAGCGGCCCGGCAGGTAACTCCCGTTTACCGGGTGGACAGCTCGGTAGTAACTACTTTAACAGATCAGGTAGATAATATTTTCCAGGCGATAAGGGAGATTAATAATAGTACAGGTAACAGCAGCGAACGGGTGGCACGTTTAAAGGACCGGTTAAGCCAGTTAAAATTAACTGCTCCCACCCTCCAGGCCCTGGCGGCAGCCGATGCCACTACCCTCAATAACCTGGCCGGCATGACCAAGAATATTGTCAGCCAGGTAATGAATGAGGCCGTACCCCAGGATGCCGTGAGTACCGCCAGGGACAAGATGCTGGCAGCCGTTGAGACGGCGGGAATAGAGGCCAGGTATAAACCTGCAGTGGTAGCCATTATCCAGAACCTGGAATTAAAGCCCAATCTCATCTATGACGTTGCCGCCACCATGCAAAAGCGGGAGAAAGCTGCCGCCGAGGTGAGCCCGGTCCAGGTAACCATCCGCCAGAATGAAAAAATCGTCAGCGACGGGGAACTGGTAACGGCGGAAGATATCGAAGCCCTGCAAAAACTGGGCCTCCTGCGCTCCGGGGCTTCCTGGGGAGCGCTATTTGGCCTTATCTTTTTCCAGGCCCTTCTGGTAGCCCTGCTGCTCCTGTATTTACGCTTTTTTAAACCGGATATTTATAACAGCAACCAACTGTTACTGTTGCTGGGTCTATTATGGTTGATTTTCCTTATTTTTTCCCGGGTTGTGGCCGCCATCAGCCTGGGTGGCCGGGCAGAATTTACCCGCCTGGTAGGATATCTCATGCCGGTAGCCGCCGGTTCCATGCTGGTAGCCATCCTCATGGATGCCCAGGTGGCTGTAATTTTTACCGTCTTCCTGGCCCTGGAGGCCGGGATCATCGGCGGTAATCTCTACCAGTTTACGGCCATGGGTGCCGTCAGCGGCCTGGTGGGTATTTACTGTGTCACCCATTTAAGTCAACGTTCGGATCTCGCCCGGTCCAGCCTCTTTTTAATGCTGGCCAACCTGTTAAGTGTTATCGCGCTGGGACTGATGCTCAAGTCCACTCTGTCCCAGCTGAGCGTCGCCGCGGTCCTGGCCCTGGCCAACGGACTGCTTTCCACGGTCTTAACCATCGGCTTTTTGCCCTTTCTGGAGAACAGTTTCGGTATAACCACGGCGGTAAAGCTCCTGGAGCTTTCCAATCCCAATCACCCTTTGTTAAAGCGCCTGCTTCTGGAAGCTCCGGGCACCTACCACCACAGCATCCTGGTGGGGAACCTGGCCGAGGCGGCGGCCGATGCCGTGGGGGCCGATTCCCTCCTGGCCCGGGTAGGAGCCTATTACCATGATATCGGGAAGCTAAAGCGGCCCTACTTTTTCATTGAAAACCAGGTGACGGCCGAAAACCCCCATGACCGGCTGGCCCCGACTTTAAGTACCCTCATCATTTCCTGCCATGTCAAAGACGGCCTGGAAATGGCGCGGGAATATCGCCTGCCCCAGGTAATCCAGGATATTATTGCCCAGCACCACGGGGCTACTTTGATGACCTATTTCTACCACAAAGCCCGGGAAAACAGTCGGGGCGACAGTGTAAATGAAAACGACTTTCGCTATGAAGGGCCGATCCCCCGGAGCAAAGAAGCTGCCATAGTCATGCTGGCCGACAGCGTCGAAGCCGGCATCCGTTCCCTGCCCAGGCCCACACCCGGCCGCATGGAGGGTTTTGTGCGCAAGATTATCCGGGAAAAGCTGGATGACGGCCAGCTGGAAGCCAGCGATTTAACGTTTAGGGAACTGGCTGTTATCGCTGAGGCCTTTATGCGCGTCTTAAACGGCATCTTTCACACCCGGGTGGAGTACCCGGAAGTTGTCCTCAAGGAAATGGAAAGGAGAAAAAACCGTAATGGAGTGCTCCATAAACAATCAGCAGGATG
- the mtaB gene encoding tRNA (N(6)-L-threonylcarbamoyladenosine(37)-C(2))-methylthiotransferase MtaB, whose translation MPSSRVALVSLGCKVNQNELEAMKHLFREAGYEIVPFPEKADVYVVHTCTVTHISDRKSRQLIRRALRANPEAVVAVTGCYAQVAPGEVLAIPGVDVIVGTRDRHRLVELVEKAREEGAPINAVRAHEPGEAFEELPLVEVSRARAFLKIQEGCEEFCTYCIVPYARGPLRSRAPEAILAEVERLVAEGYLEIVLTGVHTGAYGRDLPGGIDLASLLKKIVQIPGLQRLRISSIDPLDFTPELKAVLTGEEVICPHYHIPLQSGDDTILQRMGRRYSSRYYLELIASLRSRRPRAAFTSDVMVGFPGETEEQFQNTMALVKEAALAAIHVFPYSPRRGTPAAAMPDQVAPEVKKERERRLLQLGRRLARQYAREFLNETMAVLVERPLPGQPGVYEGHTDNYLNVAFPAERDLTGQLVTVRLKELQGGLIWGRLEKDVKEKQENGPGERNKDLVQH comes from the coding sequence GTGCCCTCATCCCGAGTGGCCCTGGTGAGCCTGGGCTGCAAAGTCAACCAGAACGAACTGGAAGCCATGAAGCACCTCTTCCGGGAGGCCGGCTACGAGATCGTACCCTTCCCGGAAAAGGCCGACGTCTACGTCGTTCACACCTGCACGGTCACCCACATCAGCGACCGCAAGTCGCGGCAGCTTATCCGCCGCGCCCTCCGGGCCAACCCGGAAGCAGTAGTGGCCGTTACCGGCTGCTATGCCCAGGTAGCTCCGGGGGAGGTGCTGGCTATCCCCGGCGTCGATGTAATAGTCGGTACCCGGGATCGGCACCGGCTGGTAGAATTAGTAGAAAAAGCACGCGAAGAAGGTGCTCCGATTAACGCCGTCCGCGCCCATGAGCCCGGCGAAGCCTTTGAGGAATTGCCTCTGGTAGAGGTGAGCAGGGCGCGGGCTTTCCTGAAGATTCAGGAAGGTTGCGAGGAATTCTGTACATACTGCATTGTCCCTTATGCCCGCGGGCCCTTACGCAGCCGGGCACCAGAAGCGATTCTGGCCGAGGTGGAGCGCCTGGTAGCTGAGGGTTACCTGGAAATAGTCCTCACCGGCGTCCACACCGGCGCCTATGGCCGCGACCTTCCCGGAGGGATAGACCTGGCCAGCCTTCTGAAAAAAATCGTCCAGATCCCCGGGCTGCAACGCCTTCGCATCAGCTCCATTGATCCCCTGGATTTTACCCCCGAATTGAAGGCCGTGCTGACAGGGGAAGAGGTCATCTGTCCCCATTACCATATCCCCCTCCAGAGTGGGGATGATACCATCCTGCAAAGAATGGGACGCCGTTACAGCAGCCGTTACTACCTGGAGTTAATCGCTTCCCTGCGCTCCAGGCGGCCCCGGGCGGCCTTTACCAGCGACGTCATGGTCGGCTTTCCAGGGGAAACAGAAGAGCAGTTTCAAAATACCATGGCGTTAGTCAAGGAGGCAGCCCTGGCTGCGATCCATGTTTTTCCTTATTCCCCGCGCCGGGGTACGCCGGCGGCGGCCATGCCTGATCAAGTAGCCCCTGAGGTAAAAAAGGAGCGGGAACGGCGGCTCCTGCAGCTGGGGCGCCGCCTGGCCCGCCAGTATGCCCGGGAGTTTTTAAACGAAACCATGGCGGTCCTGGTGGAAAGACCTTTGCCCGGTCAACCGGGGGTTTATGAAGGCCATACCGACAATTACCTGAACGTAGCCTTTCCGGCGGAAAGGGATTTGACGGGACAACTTGTCACGGTAAGGCTTAAGGAATTACAGGGAGGTTTAATCTGGGGCAGATTAGAAAAAGATGTTAAGGAGAAGCAGGAAAATGGCCCTGGAGAGAGAAATAAAGATTTAGTACAGCATTGA